Proteins encoded within one genomic window of Columba livia isolate bColLiv1 breed racing homer chromosome 1, bColLiv1.pat.W.v2, whole genome shotgun sequence:
- the LOC102093448 gene encoding protein S100-A16-like, whose translation MGQSQGADSAPEPSGGPSPLEQGLAALVETFYQYARPPPGGGEPSLDPPAFQRLLRIELGHQLTDTAQPQAVAAIFAQLDANGDRRISFDEYWQLVAWLCHVLRQRRFGASPAPPPPAFTGDSPHINVPDVADANPEVL comes from the exons ATGGGGCAGAGCCAGGGGGCTGACAGTGCCCCAGAGCCCAGCG gggggCCCTCCCCTCTGGAGCAGGGGTTGGCAGCACTGGTTGAGACCTTCTACCAGTATGCGCGGCCCCCGCCGGGGGGAGGGGAGCCCAGCCTGGACCCCCCAGCCTTCCAGCGCCTCCTGCGGATCGAGCTGGGCCACCAGCTCACA gacaCGGCGCAGCCCCAGGCTGTGGCCGCCATCTTTGCGCAGCTGGACGCCAATGGGGACCGGCGCATCTCCTTTGATGAGTACTGGCAGCTGGTGGCCTGGCTGTGCCACGTCCTGCGCCAGCGCCGCTTCGGGGCCTCCCCTGCACCCCCGCCCCCCGCCTTCACCGGGGACTCACCCCACATCAATGTCCCCGATGTCGCTGACGCAAACCCTGAGGTGCTGTGA